From a single Pseudomonas triticicola genomic region:
- the arcD gene encoding arginine-ornithine antiporter translates to MSQPTQKLRLGALIALVVGSMIGGGIFSLPQNMAARADAGAILIGWGITAIGMLTLAFVFQTLANRKPELDSGVYAYAKAGFGDYMGFSSAWGYWISAWLGNVGYFVLLFSTLGYFFPVFGQGNTPIAIGCASVLLWAVHFLVMRGIKEAALINQLTTVAKVVPLIMFIVIAAVAFKADIFTRDIWGRSNPNFGGVMDQVRNMMLVTVFVFIGIEGASVYSARAEKRSDVGRATVIGFLGVLALLVLVNVLSLGIMSQPELANLQNPSLAAVLEHIVGPWGALLISIGLAISLLGALLSWALLCAEILFATAKDKTMPAFLKKENNNHVPVNALWLTNVMIQIFLLITLFSAGTYTSLIYLASSMILVPYLWSAAYAVLLSGRGETYEHASAERTKDLLIGGIALVYAVWLLYAGGVKYLLLSALLYAPGVILFAKAKREQGQPVFTTVEKGIFACVLIGAGLAAYGLYSGVLSL, encoded by the coding sequence ATGTCGCAACCGACGCAAAAGCTGCGCCTTGGTGCGTTGATCGCGCTGGTGGTGGGGTCGATGATCGGCGGGGGGATTTTCTCTTTGCCGCAGAACATGGCGGCGCGCGCCGATGCCGGGGCAATCCTGATCGGTTGGGGCATCACCGCGATCGGTATGCTCACCCTGGCCTTCGTCTTTCAGACCCTGGCCAACCGCAAACCGGAGCTGGACTCGGGCGTCTATGCCTACGCCAAGGCCGGGTTTGGCGACTACATGGGCTTTTCGTCGGCGTGGGGTTACTGGATCAGCGCGTGGCTGGGCAACGTCGGCTATTTCGTCTTGCTGTTCAGCACCCTCGGCTATTTTTTTCCGGTGTTCGGCCAGGGCAATACGCCGATCGCCATCGGCTGCGCTTCGGTGCTGTTGTGGGCGGTGCATTTTCTGGTGATGCGCGGGATCAAGGAGGCCGCGCTGATCAACCAGTTGACCACCGTGGCCAAGGTCGTGCCGCTGATCATGTTCATCGTCATCGCTGCCGTGGCGTTCAAAGCGGACATCTTCACCCGCGACATCTGGGGCCGCAGCAATCCGAACTTCGGCGGGGTGATGGACCAGGTGCGCAACATGATGCTGGTCACCGTGTTCGTCTTCATCGGTATCGAAGGCGCCAGCGTCTATTCGGCCCGCGCGGAGAAACGCAGCGACGTCGGCCGCGCCACGGTGATCGGTTTTCTCGGCGTGCTGGCGCTGCTGGTGCTGGTCAACGTGCTGTCGCTGGGGATCATGAGCCAGCCGGAACTGGCCAATCTGCAGAATCCTTCACTGGCGGCAGTGCTCGAGCACATTGTCGGGCCGTGGGGTGCGTTACTGATCAGCATCGGGCTGGCGATTTCCCTGCTCGGTGCATTGTTGTCCTGGGCCTTGCTCTGCGCGGAAATCCTTTTCGCCACGGCCAAGGACAAGACCATGCCGGCGTTCCTGAAGAAGGAAAACAACAATCACGTGCCGGTCAACGCGCTGTGGCTGACCAATGTGATGATCCAGATTTTCCTGCTGATCACATTGTTCTCGGCGGGTACTTACACCAGCCTGATCTATCTGGCGTCGTCGATGATTCTGGTGCCGTATTTGTGGTCGGCGGCCTACGCGGTGCTGCTCAGCGGGCGCGGCGAAACCTACGAGCACGCGTCTGCCGAGCGCACCAAGGATCTGCTGATTGGCGGCATCGCCCTGGTTTACGCGGTGTGGCTGTTGTATGCCGGCGGAGTGAAATATCTGCTGCTGTCGGCGCTGCTGTATGCGCCGGGGGTGATTCTGTTTGCCAAGGCCAAGCGTGAACAGGGCCAGCCGGTGTTTACCACGGTGGAGAAGGGGATTTTTGCCTGCGTGCTGATTGGCGCGGGGCTGGCGGCTTATGGGTTGTATAGCGGGGTATTGTCGTTGTGA
- a CDS encoding YbaN family protein produces the protein MPAPAPSKLARLLFGLLAYVSLGIGLIAIVVPGLPTTEFILLAAWAATRSSPRLSAWLENHRLFGPILSNWRNGRIIARKAKLSATVSMLLCATLMLVMLDHGWPIYLAIAGMAMGNLWIWSRPETPVAVVKHPCN, from the coding sequence ATGCCCGCACCCGCCCCATCAAAACTCGCCCGTCTGCTGTTCGGCCTGCTGGCCTATGTCAGCCTCGGCATTGGCCTGATCGCCATCGTCGTGCCCGGCCTGCCGACCACCGAGTTCATCCTCCTTGCCGCGTGGGCCGCGACCCGCAGTTCGCCGCGCTTGAGTGCCTGGCTAGAAAATCACCGCCTGTTCGGGCCGATCCTGAGTAACTGGCGCAACGGCAGGATCATCGCGCGCAAGGCCAAGCTCAGTGCCACCGTCAGCATGCTGCTGTGTGCGACGTTGATGCTGGTGATGCTCGATCACGGCTGGCCGATCTATCTGGCGATTGCCGGCATGGCCATGGGCAACCTGTGGATCTGGTCGCGTCCGGAGACGCCCGTCGCGGTAGTGAAACATCCCTGTAATTAA
- a CDS encoding biliverdin-producing heme oxygenase, with the protein MTASEKTLRSQRLNQITHEPHSKLDALVKAHAPFETRASFARFVVAQYLFQAELVELYNDAELTAIVPDLPARCRAEAARADLADLDTEVPAPVAGALKNPSKARALGWIFVSEGSKLGAAFLIKRAVALELSETFGARHLAEPQGGRAEGWKSFVRTLDALPFTAEEDAEVEQGALDAFNRFTVLLERAYAIEAEVA; encoded by the coding sequence ATGACTGCCTCGGAAAAAACCCTGCGTTCGCAACGCCTGAACCAGATCACCCATGAGCCGCACAGCAAACTCGATGCCCTGGTCAAAGCCCACGCACCATTCGAAACCCGCGCCAGCTTCGCCCGTTTCGTCGTCGCGCAATACCTGTTCCAGGCGGAACTGGTCGAGCTGTACAACGATGCCGAACTGACCGCGATCGTCCCGGATCTGCCAGCCCGTTGCCGCGCCGAAGCGGCCAGGGCTGACCTCGCCGACCTCGACACCGAAGTCCCGGCGCCGGTGGCCGGCGCGCTGAAAAACCCGAGCAAGGCGCGGGCGCTGGGCTGGATCTTCGTGTCGGAGGGTTCCAAGCTCGGCGCGGCGTTTTTGATCAAGCGTGCGGTGGCACTGGAGCTGAGCGAAACCTTTGGCGCCCGGCATCTGGCGGAACCGCAAGGTGGCCGCGCCGAGGGCTGGAAAAGCTTTGTGCGCACCCTCGATGCGTTGCCGTTCACCGCTGAGGAAGACGCTGAAGTTGAGCAAGGTGCACTGGATGCGTTCAACCGCTTTACCGTGCTGCTGGAACGGGCTTATGCGATAGAAGCCGAAGTAGCTTGA
- a CDS encoding TonB-dependent receptor, with amino-acid sequence MSSRLTRQTASPSRVLSLLTAAILMAGTAPLLAATEQPTRNMGDYAFAIGQQPLVSALNAFTAVTGWQVGLPAELGQNVSSPGVRGSLPPEKALERLLVGTNLSFRKLSNNNVLLEKRNSSGTLNLDQVTISATRQEQSVNSVPSTVSVHDRQALDRNNVNTIKDLVRYEPGVSVGGAGQRGGISGYNIRGIDGDRILTQVDGVEIPNGFFNGPYAKSQRNYVDPEIVKRVEILRGPASVLYGSNAIGGAVSYYTLDADDIIKPGKDVGARLKSGYSSADDSWLKSATVAGRSGEFDGLLHYSQRDGHETESFGGNNGTGLARTAANPEDVRATNVLAKLGWNYNDDSRLGLTYEKYKDDRDTDQKSAYGGPYFNGAPTIPSSVLAGGMYQWRTGNDTITRERFGIEHAFALDSLLVDNVKWSLNHQIAKTDQSTEELYYPITRKVLRTRDTIYEEKQWVFDAQLDKAFAIGDTDHLLTYGTTIKQQKVTGSRSGDGTCLAVGRGCTAIGATSAADVLAKASDFPDPTINTYSLFAQDQISWNDWTFLPGLRYDYTQLKPHITEEFLNTVNADGQGTVSDKNKTWHKVSPKFGLTYALTDNYTWYGQYAEGFRTPTAKSLYGRFENNTTGYTVAPNSDLEPEKSKGFETGLRGNFEQGSFDVAVFYNKYRDFINEDAVKPGDDQLTFQSNNIKRATIKGAEVKGRLNLDAFGAPQGLYTQGSIAYAYGRNNDSGEPINSVNPLTGVFGLGYDQDNYGGLLSWTVVKKKDRVDDSNFKSPDGVSSQFKTPGFGILDLAGYYKVTDDVTVSGGVYNLTDKKYWLWDDVRGYDSVGEASVTQPANLDRLTQPGRNFAINLIWDI; translated from the coding sequence ATGTCCTCACGCCTTACCCGCCAGACTGCTTCCCCTTCCCGCGTACTGTCGCTGCTGACTGCGGCCATCCTCATGGCTGGCACCGCACCGCTGCTGGCGGCCACCGAGCAACCGACACGCAACATGGGCGATTACGCCTTCGCCATCGGCCAGCAACCACTGGTTTCGGCACTGAATGCCTTCACCGCCGTGACCGGTTGGCAGGTCGGCTTGCCGGCCGAGTTGGGGCAGAACGTCTCGTCGCCGGGCGTGCGCGGTTCGCTGCCGCCGGAAAAAGCCCTCGAGCGCCTGTTGGTGGGGACCAACCTGAGCTTCCGCAAACTGAGCAACAACAATGTCCTGCTGGAAAAACGCAACAGCAGCGGCACGCTCAATCTCGATCAGGTGACCATCAGCGCCACTCGCCAGGAACAATCCGTCAACAGCGTGCCCTCGACGGTCAGCGTGCATGATCGCCAAGCGCTTGACCGCAACAACGTCAACACCATCAAGGATCTGGTGCGCTACGAGCCGGGCGTTTCCGTTGGCGGTGCCGGTCAGCGCGGCGGCATCAGTGGCTACAACATTCGCGGTATCGACGGCGACCGCATCCTGACTCAAGTCGATGGCGTGGAGATCCCCAACGGCTTCTTCAACGGCCCCTACGCCAAGAGCCAGCGCAACTACGTCGACCCGGAAATCGTCAAGCGTGTGGAAATTCTGCGCGGCCCGGCCTCGGTGCTGTACGGCAGCAACGCCATCGGCGGCGCGGTCAGTTACTACACGCTGGACGCCGACGACATCATCAAACCGGGCAAGGACGTCGGAGCGCGCCTGAAAAGCGGTTACAGCTCCGCCGATGACAGCTGGCTGAAGTCCGCCACCGTCGCCGGCCGCAGCGGTGAGTTCGACGGCTTGCTGCATTACAGCCAGCGCGACGGTCACGAAACCGAATCCTTCGGCGGCAACAACGGCACCGGCCTTGCGCGCACCGCCGCCAACCCGGAAGACGTGCGCGCGACCAACGTCCTGGCCAAGCTCGGCTGGAACTACAACGACGATTCGCGCCTGGGCCTGACCTACGAAAAGTACAAGGACGATCGCGACACCGACCAGAAAAGTGCCTACGGCGGCCCGTATTTCAACGGCGCGCCGACCATTCCGAGCAGCGTCCTGGCCGGCGGCATGTACCAGTGGCGCACCGGCAACGACACCATCACCCGCGAGCGTTTCGGTATCGAACACGCGTTCGCCCTCGACAGCCTGCTGGTCGATAACGTCAAGTGGAGCCTCAATCACCAGATCGCCAAGACCGACCAGAGCACCGAAGAGTTGTACTACCCGATCACTCGTAAAGTGCTGCGTACCCGCGACACGATCTACGAGGAAAAGCAGTGGGTGTTCGACGCGCAACTGGACAAGGCCTTCGCCATCGGTGACACCGATCACCTGCTGACTTACGGCACCACGATCAAACAGCAGAAAGTCACCGGTTCACGCAGCGGCGACGGCACATGCCTGGCCGTCGGTCGCGGCTGCACGGCGATTGGCGCGACCAGTGCGGCGGACGTGCTGGCCAAGGCCTCTGATTTCCCCGATCCGACCATCAACACCTACAGCCTGTTCGCCCAGGATCAGATCAGCTGGAACGACTGGACCTTCCTGCCGGGCCTGCGCTACGACTACACCCAGCTCAAGCCGCACATCACCGAGGAATTCCTCAACACCGTGAATGCCGACGGCCAGGGCACGGTCAGCGACAAGAACAAGACCTGGCACAAAGTCTCGCCAAAATTCGGCCTGACCTATGCACTGACGGACAACTACACCTGGTACGGCCAGTACGCCGAAGGCTTCCGCACGCCCACGGCAAAATCGCTGTACGGGCGTTTCGAGAACAACACCACCGGCTACACCGTGGCGCCCAACTCCGACCTTGAGCCGGAAAAAAGCAAAGGTTTCGAAACCGGCCTGCGCGGGAATTTCGAGCAGGGCTCGTTCGACGTCGCGGTGTTCTATAACAAGTACCGCGACTTCATCAACGAGGATGCGGTCAAGCCGGGCGACGATCAGTTGACCTTCCAGAGCAACAACATCAAGCGCGCCACCATCAAGGGTGCGGAAGTCAAAGGTCGCTTGAACCTGGACGCGTTCGGCGCGCCGCAAGGCCTGTATACCCAAGGCTCGATCGCCTACGCCTACGGGCGCAACAACGACAGCGGCGAGCCGATCAACAGCGTCAATCCGCTCACCGGCGTATTCGGCCTCGGTTACGACCAGGACAACTATGGCGGTCTGCTGAGCTGGACCGTGGTGAAGAAAAAGGACCGCGTCGACGACAGCAACTTCAAATCGCCGGACGGCGTCAGCAGTCAGTTCAAGACCCCGGGCTTCGGCATTCTCGATCTGGCCGGCTATTACAAGGTGACCGACGACGTCACCGTCAGCGGCGGCGTCTACAACCTGACCGACAAGAAATACTGGCTATGGGATGACGTGCGCGGTTACGACAGCGTCGGCGAAGCGTCGGTGACGCAACCGGCCAACCTTGATCGCCTGACCCAACCGGGGCGCAACTTCGCGATCAACCTGATCTGGGACATCTGA
- a CDS encoding CoA transferase, producing the protein MTDLLTSIQTALDLPHTPIPFTGDGALPSAFAVTKLACASIAAAGQALSELLHQQTGHLPAVAVDRRLASLWFSTSLRPIGWQVPPLWDAIAGDYATRDGWIRLHTNAPHHRAAAERVLGACADRAAMAAKVAQWASADLEQAVVDAKGCAAEMRSWAQWQQHPQGLAVNAEALVQFIEQTDENRSPWQGSIARPLAGIKVLDLTRVLAGPTASRFLAGLGANVLRIDPPSWNEPGVVPEMTVGKRCARLDLQVPADRAVFEGLLQDADILLHGYRADALEHLGFGIERRRQLAPGLIDVCLNAYGWSGPWQNRRGFDSLVQMSSGIAEAGQHWKHSDKPTPLPVQALDHATGYLLAASAIRLLTERLANGRGGSARLSLARTAKLLLEHGPATHDPLRAEDALDQDPAIEHTAWGPARRLRVPVQISGVAVRWDLPAMELGSHPAQWL; encoded by the coding sequence ATGACTGATCTGCTCACGTCCATCCAAACCGCACTCGACTTGCCTCACACGCCAATACCCTTTACCGGTGACGGCGCCCTGCCCTCGGCGTTCGCCGTGACCAAGCTGGCCTGCGCCAGCATCGCCGCTGCCGGGCAAGCGCTCAGCGAATTGCTTCACCAGCAAACCGGGCACTTGCCTGCGGTTGCAGTCGACCGCCGTCTGGCCTCGTTGTGGTTCTCCACCTCGCTGCGCCCGATCGGCTGGCAAGTGCCGCCGTTATGGGATGCGATCGCCGGCGACTATGCGACCCGGGACGGCTGGATCCGTCTGCACACCAACGCCCCGCATCACCGCGCCGCCGCTGAACGCGTGCTCGGTGCCTGCGCCGATCGTGCCGCAATGGCGGCGAAAGTCGCACAGTGGGCGAGCGCGGATCTTGAGCAGGCGGTGGTCGACGCCAAGGGCTGCGCCGCCGAAATGCGCAGTTGGGCGCAGTGGCAGCAGCATCCGCAAGGGCTGGCCGTGAATGCCGAAGCGCTGGTGCAGTTCATCGAGCAGACGGACGAGAACCGCAGCCCATGGCAAGGCTCGATCGCACGACCGCTGGCCGGGATCAAGGTGCTCGACCTGACCCGCGTGCTCGCCGGCCCCACCGCCAGCCGCTTTCTCGCAGGGCTCGGCGCAAACGTGCTGCGCATCGATCCACCGAGCTGGAACGAACCCGGTGTGGTCCCGGAAATGACCGTCGGCAAACGCTGCGCGCGGCTGGATCTGCAAGTGCCAGCGGATCGCGCAGTGTTCGAAGGTTTATTGCAAGACGCCGACATTCTCCTGCACGGCTACCGCGCCGATGCGCTGGAACATCTGGGGTTTGGTATTGAACGCCGAAGGCAGCTGGCACCGGGGCTGATCGACGTCTGCCTCAACGCCTACGGCTGGAGCGGCCCCTGGCAGAACCGCCGGGGCTTCGACAGCCTGGTGCAGATGAGCAGCGGCATCGCCGAGGCCGGACAGCATTGGAAGCACAGCGATAAACCGACGCCGCTGCCGGTGCAGGCGCTGGATCATGCGACCGGGTATCTGCTGGCGGCGAGTGCGATCAGATTGCTGACTGAACGACTGGCCAACGGTCGCGGGGGCTCGGCGCGGTTGTCGCTGGCACGGACGGCGAAGCTGTTGCTCGAGCATGGGCCGGCGACGCATGACCCGCTGCGGGCCGAAGATGCGCTGGATCAGGATCCGGCAATTGAACACACCGCCTGGGGGCCGGCGCGGAGATTGCGCGTACCGGTGCAGATCAGCGGGGTGGCGGTGCGGTGGGATTTGCCGGCGATGGAGTTGGGCTCGCATCCTGCGCAGTGGCTCTAG
- a CDS encoding methyl-accepting chemotaxis protein, whose protein sequence is MQVQFREIDQVATASNEMSATAHDVANSASNAANAAKGADQSAKDGMAIIERSTRDINQLADEVSKAVTEVEALAVNSEQIGSVLEVIRSIAEQTNLLALNAAIEAARAGESGRGFAVVADEVRNLAKRTQDSVEEIRIVIERIQTGTRGVVATMHSSQTQAHNNAGQIRQAVDALGKISDAVTVISDMNLQIASAAEEQSAVAEEVNRNVSAIRTVTETLTEQATESAAISSQLNSLASQQMKLMDQFRV, encoded by the coding sequence ATGCAGGTGCAGTTCCGCGAAATCGATCAGGTCGCCACCGCGTCCAACGAAATGAGCGCCACCGCCCACGACGTCGCCAACAGTGCCTCGAACGCGGCAAACGCCGCCAAGGGTGCCGATCAGTCGGCGAAGGACGGCATGGCGATCATCGAGCGCAGCACCCGCGACATCAATCAACTCGCCGATGAGGTCAGCAAAGCAGTGACCGAAGTCGAAGCGCTGGCGGTCAACAGCGAGCAGATCGGTTCGGTGCTGGAAGTGATCCGCAGCATCGCCGAACAAACCAACCTGCTGGCTCTCAACGCTGCCATCGAAGCCGCCCGCGCCGGCGAAAGCGGTCGCGGTTTTGCCGTGGTCGCCGACGAGGTGCGCAACCTGGCCAAGCGCACGCAGGATTCGGTGGAGGAAATCCGCATCGTTATCGAGCGCATCCAGACCGGCACCCGTGGCGTGGTCGCGACCATGCACTCGAGCCAGACCCAGGCGCACAACAACGCCGGGCAGATTCGTCAGGCCGTTGATGCGCTGGGCAAGATCAGCGATGCGGTGACGGTGATCAGCGACATGAACCTGCAGATCGCCAGTGCCGCCGAAGAACAAAGCGCAGTGGCCGAAGAGGTCAACCGCAACGTCTCGGCGATTCGCACCGTGACCGAAACCCTCACCGAGCAGGCTACCGAATCGGCAGCGATCAGCAGCCAGCTCAACAGCCTGGCGAGCCAGCAGATGAAATTGATGGATCAGTTTCGCGTGTAA